A section of the Drosophila subobscura isolate 14011-0131.10 chromosome A, UCBerk_Dsub_1.0, whole genome shotgun sequence genome encodes:
- the LOC117903676 gene encoding carboxypeptidase B-like: MSPPSPAPVPWLLLLLLIAAAAVASAQTTPMALDVNEIPQRYDEAQLWRIYNISEAMQRQVPVSQVLEQKFGGNIWKENSKFLDISFAKEQLKAARSFLNAQRLDAQVLSGNVQALIDEEHMDGINATRADPGQRTKKATRSSMHWKDYHDLETIYAFMREIRSKFPNIVRLYTIGQSAEGRDLKVLRISENPREYKKIWIDGGIHAREWISPATVTFILYQLMSNWENQPAHIRGLTWYIMPVMNPDGYEYTRTTNRLWRKNRSPTRRSSCVGVDLNRNFDIGWSGYGSSTNPCSDTYRGSAPASEAETKVVTEFLAKRKYNLEAYLTYHSYGQMIVYPWAYKAVKVRDASVLQRVGNTAVQRIAQKTGSTYEAAVTHEVLGIAGGGSDDWSRAALGVKYVYTVELRDRGAYGFVLPPKYIKDTALEGWTVAETVAQAIG; encoded by the exons ATGTCGCCGCCAAGTCCCGCGCCAGTcccctggctgctgctactgctgctgatagcagccgcagcagtggCATCAGCCCAGACGACACCGATGGCGCTGGACGTGAACGAGATACCACAGAGGTATGACGAGGCGCAGCTCTGGAGGATCTACAACATATCGGAGGCGATGCAGCGGCAGGTGCCCGTCAGCCAGGTGCTCGAGCAGAAGTTCGGTGGCAACATTTGGAAGGAGAACTCAAAGTTTCTGGACATATCCTttgccaaggagcagctgaaggcgGCGCGCTCCTTCCTCAATGCTCAGCGCCTGGATGCCCAAGTGCTGTCCGGTAATGTCCAGGCCCTGATCGATGAGGAGCACATGGATGGCATCAATGCCACCAGAGCGGACCCTGGCCAGCGAACAA AGAAGGCCACGCGGAGCAGCATGCACTGGAAGGACTATCACGATCTGGAGACCATCTACGCCTTCATGCGGGAGATCCGCAGCAAGTTCCCGAACATTGTGCGCCTCTACACGATCGGCCAGTCGGCTGAGGGTCGCGATCTGAAGGTGCTGCG AATCTCAGAGAATCCGCGCGAGTACAAGAAGATCTGGATAGACGGCGGCATCCATGCACGCGAGTGGATCAGCCCAGCGACGGTGACGTTCATCCTGTACCAACTGATGTCCAACTGGGAGAACCAGCCGGCCCACATCCGCGGCCTCACGTGGTACATCATGCCCGTGATGAATCCCGATGGCTACGAGTACACGCGCACCACCAACCGCCTGTGGCGCAAGAATCGATCGCCCACGCGTCGCTCCAGCTGTGTGGGCGTCGATCTGAATCGCAACTTTGACATTGGATGGTCGGGCTACGGCTCCTCGACGAATCCCTGCAGCGACACGTACCGCGGCTCGGCGCCCGCCTCGGAGGCGGAGACCAAGGTCGTGACGGAGTTCCTCGCCAAGCGCAAGTACAATCTGGAGGCGTATCTGACGTACCACAGCTACGGCCAGATGATCGTCTATCCGTGGGCCTACAAGGCCGTCAAGGTGAGGGATGCCAGCGTGCTGCAGCGTGTCGGCAACACGGCCGTCCAGCGCATTGCCCAGAAAACTGGCAGCACCTACGAGGCAGCGGTCACCCACGAGGTGCTGGGCATTGCCGGCGGCGGCTCCGACGACTGGAGCCGTGCGGCGCTCGGTGTCAAGTATGTGTACACCGTGGAGCTGCGTGATCGCGGCGCCTATGGCTTTGTGCTGCCACCCAAGTACATCAAGGACACGGCCCTCGAGGGCTGGACCGTGGCCGAGACGGTGGCCCAGGCCATTGGATAA